The Lysobacter panacisoli genome includes a window with the following:
- a CDS encoding M90 family metallopeptidase, with the protein MFRRLRGGPASIPDDVWHGTRSRVPWLSSLDGAREARLRELVARFLHEKTVTPIGELTLDDEQRCSLAALCCLPLLEFGAEGLRGWSQLIVYPDAFRVDRTHVDAAGVLHEWEDELIGEAWEQGPVILSWADVVADCEDPRAGFCVAAHEMAHKIDVLDGLLDGTPPLPRAWQREWARDFQTAYDALAAKVDAGRDTVIDGYAAEAPEEFFAVVTEYHFSDPHTLRRAIPKVAEHLQRFYGPSPFA; encoded by the coding sequence CTGTTCCGACGCCTTCGCGGCGGTCCCGCTTCCATTCCCGACGATGTCTGGCACGGCACGCGTTCGCGCGTGCCGTGGCTGTCTTCGCTCGACGGCGCACGCGAGGCGCGACTGCGCGAACTCGTCGCGCGCTTCCTGCACGAGAAGACCGTCACGCCGATCGGCGAACTCACCCTCGACGACGAACAGCGCTGCAGCCTCGCCGCGCTGTGTTGTCTGCCGCTGCTGGAATTCGGCGCCGAAGGACTGCGTGGCTGGTCGCAGCTGATCGTCTATCCCGATGCGTTCCGCGTCGATCGCACGCACGTCGATGCGGCCGGCGTACTGCACGAATGGGAAGACGAACTCATCGGCGAAGCCTGGGAACAGGGTCCGGTGATCCTGTCGTGGGCCGACGTCGTCGCCGATTGCGAGGATCCACGCGCGGGCTTCTGCGTGGCCGCGCACGAAATGGCGCACAAGATCGACGTGCTCGATGGCTTGCTCGACGGCACGCCGCCGTTGCCGCGTGCGTGGCAGCGCGAATGGGCGCGCGACTTCCAGACCGCGTACGACGCGCTCGCGGCGAAAGTCGATGCGGGACGCGACACGGTCATCGACGGCTATGCCGCGGAAGCGCCGGAGGAGTTCTTCGCCGTCGTCACGGAGTATCACTTCAGCGATCCGCACACGCTTCGTCGCGCGATACCGAAGGTCGCCGAACACCTGCAGCGGTTCTACGGGCCCTCGCCCTTCGCCTGA
- a CDS encoding ATP-binding protein yields the protein MSWGQPRSLQARQLLAASLGLLAFLALAGYALDRAFLETAESNMRQRLRSLALAYVAGGEFARNGEFIPPYETVDPRLERPGSGLYAEVVLPNGHWDSSSAQGPTLPAGEMLAANLETFEGPLPIKEINGQPGEAYRYGRGLIWSAGGDDARSEFPYTIYILEDTTALSRQVSVFRQALWRYLGGAGFILLLLQAVIMRWSLRPLRRVIDELKRVQRGLASRMSGRHPRELEPLTESINAFIESERENLERQRNTLADLAHSLKTPLAVLRARIGEDVSAAELREEIDTQVRRMSDLVSYQLARAARSGHVLFAAPLEIEPYADQIVRSLEKIYASKGVLCEFDLDDGVKFYGEPGDLQEVLGNLLENAFKWAHSRVLLTVKEGEIAPNRRPGLFLAVDDDGPGVPEDKIELILQRGVRGDERVQGHGIGLATVQDVVRSYRGTLDVSRSQELGGAHFEVVLPPGL from the coding sequence ATGAGCTGGGGCCAGCCGCGTTCGCTGCAGGCCCGACAGCTGCTGGCGGCGAGCCTGGGCCTGCTGGCGTTCCTCGCGTTGGCAGGCTACGCGCTCGACCGCGCGTTCCTGGAAACGGCCGAAAGCAACATGCGCCAGCGCCTGCGCAGCCTCGCGCTGGCTTACGTGGCAGGCGGCGAATTCGCGCGCAACGGGGAGTTCATCCCCCCGTACGAGACGGTCGATCCGCGCCTGGAGCGTCCGGGCAGTGGCCTCTACGCTGAAGTGGTGCTGCCCAACGGGCACTGGGATTCGTCCTCCGCGCAGGGCCCGACCCTGCCGGCCGGCGAGATGCTCGCGGCCAACCTGGAGACCTTCGAGGGGCCGCTGCCGATCAAGGAGATCAACGGTCAGCCCGGCGAGGCCTACCGCTATGGCCGCGGCCTGATCTGGAGCGCGGGCGGCGACGACGCGCGCTCGGAGTTCCCGTACACCATCTACATCCTCGAAGACACCACCGCGCTGAGCCGCCAGGTGAGCGTATTCCGCCAGGCTCTGTGGCGTTACCTCGGTGGTGCCGGTTTCATCCTGCTGCTGTTGCAGGCGGTGATCATGCGCTGGAGTCTGCGCCCGCTGCGGCGCGTGATCGACGAACTCAAGCGCGTGCAACGCGGCCTCGCTTCGCGCATGAGCGGGCGCCATCCGCGCGAGCTGGAACCGCTGACCGAAAGCATCAACGCCTTCATCGAGAGCGAGCGCGAGAACCTCGAGCGCCAGCGCAACACGCTGGCCGATCTGGCGCACAGCCTGAAGACGCCGCTTGCCGTGCTGCGCGCGCGCATCGGCGAGGACGTCAGTGCGGCGGAACTGCGCGAGGAAATCGACACGCAGGTGCGGCGCATGAGCGACCTGGTGTCGTACCAGCTCGCGCGTGCGGCGCGGTCGGGCCACGTGCTGTTCGCCGCGCCGCTGGAGATCGAACCCTACGCCGACCAGATCGTGCGCAGCCTGGAGAAGATCTACGCGTCGAAAGGCGTGCTGTGCGAGTTCGATCTCGACGACGGTGTGAAGTTCTACGGCGAGCCCGGCGACCTGCAGGAAGTGTTGGGCAACCTGCTCGAGAACGCGTTCAAGTGGGCGCACTCGCGCGTGCTGCTGACGGTGAAGGAAGGCGAGATCGCGCCGAACCGTCGTCCGGGCCTGTTCCTCGCCGTGGACGACGATGGTCCCGGCGTGCCGGAGGACAAGATCGAGCTGATCCTGCAGCGCGGCGTGCGCGGCGACGAGCGCGTGCAGGGCCACGGTATCGGCCTGGCCACGGTGCAGGACGTGGTGCGCAGCTATCGCGGCACGCTCGATGTGAGCCGCTCGCAGGAACTGGGCGGCGCGCATTTCGAAGTGGTGTTGCCGCCGGGCCTGTAA
- a CDS encoding response regulator transcription factor, with protein MRILLVEDEAPLRETLAARLKREGFAVDAAQDGEEGLYMGREVPFDLGIIDLGLPKMSGMELIKALRDEGKKFPVLILTARSSWQDKVEGLKQGADDYLVKPFHIEELLARLNALVRRAAGWSKPTLECGPVVLDLAAQTVSVNGSNVDLTSYEYKVLEYLMMHAGELVSKADLTEHIYQQDFDRDSNVLEVFIGRLRKKLDPDGSLKPIETVRGRGYRFAIARSGE; from the coding sequence ATGCGAATTCTGCTGGTCGAAGACGAAGCTCCGCTGCGCGAAACCCTGGCGGCCCGCCTGAAGCGCGAAGGCTTCGCGGTCGATGCCGCCCAGGATGGCGAGGAAGGCCTGTACATGGGCCGCGAAGTTCCGTTCGACCTGGGCATCATCGACCTGGGCCTGCCGAAGATGTCGGGCATGGAGCTGATCAAGGCCCTGCGCGACGAAGGCAAGAAGTTCCCGGTGCTGATCCTGACGGCGCGTTCGAGCTGGCAGGACAAGGTCGAGGGCCTCAAGCAGGGCGCCGACGACTACCTGGTCAAGCCGTTCCACATCGAGGAACTGCTGGCCCGCCTCAACGCGCTGGTGCGCCGCGCCGCCGGCTGGAGCAAGCCGACGCTGGAATGCGGTCCGGTGGTGCTCGACCTCGCCGCGCAGACGGTGAGCGTCAACGGCAGCAATGTCGACCTGACCAGCTACGAGTACAAGGTGCTCGAGTACCTGATGATGCACGCCGGCGAGCTGGTCTCGAAGGCGGACCTGACCGAGCACATCTACCAGCAGGACTTCGACCGCGACTCCAACGTGCTGGAGGTCTTCATCGGCCGCCTGCGCAAGAAGCTCGACCCGGATGGCTCGCTCAAGCCGATCGAGACGGTCCGTGGTCGTGGCTACCGCTTCGCCATCGCGCGCAGCGGGGAATAA
- a CDS encoding arginine deiminase-related protein translates to MITRDLAAFFDIARGLHADFGPATARAAFLVAPDGFRLAEQSASDNRYMAQAAGFDAARASEQHRALHRALSQVVPTVCFAGDPQAPDGLFPNNVFATAAGRYVVGRMRHPVRQREAEREDIRAFFAGVLDYAEIDLSTQPHPCELTGALVIDRARGIGYCGLSERCDEAGAALMHEALGLRATLMFDLAPGEYHTNVVLAVLAGRAALVAPRGFARDEVARAIAEFHAPHAVILSDAEHRAFAGNAIALSDDAVWMSADAARALAPESRAVLAGAGFQVRSVELDAIEAAGGSLRCCVGEVF, encoded by the coding sequence ATGATCACGCGCGACCTCGCGGCGTTCTTCGATATCGCACGCGGCCTGCATGCGGATTTCGGGCCGGCGACCGCGCGTGCCGCGTTCCTGGTCGCGCCGGACGGTTTCCGTCTCGCCGAACAGTCCGCATCCGACAATCGCTACATGGCGCAGGCGGCGGGCTTCGATGCCGCGCGTGCCAGCGAACAGCACCGCGCACTGCATCGGGCACTCTCACAGGTCGTGCCGACGGTATGCTTCGCGGGCGATCCGCAGGCGCCGGACGGCCTGTTCCCCAACAACGTGTTCGCGACCGCCGCCGGTCGTTACGTGGTCGGCCGCATGCGCCATCCCGTGCGCCAGCGCGAAGCGGAACGCGAGGACATCCGCGCGTTCTTCGCCGGCGTACTCGACTACGCCGAGATCGACCTGTCCACGCAGCCGCATCCGTGCGAACTCACCGGCGCGCTGGTGATCGACCGCGCGCGCGGCATCGGCTACTGCGGCCTGTCCGAACGCTGCGACGAGGCGGGCGCGGCGCTCATGCACGAAGCGCTCGGGTTGCGCGCAACGTTGATGTTCGACCTGGCGCCGGGCGAGTACCACACCAACGTGGTGCTCGCGGTGCTGGCGGGCCGCGCCGCGCTGGTCGCGCCGCGCGGTTTTGCGCGGGATGAGGTCGCGCGGGCCATCGCGGAGTTCCATGCGCCGCACGCGGTGATTCTGTCGGACGCCGAGCACCGCGCGTTCGCTGGCAATGCCATCGCCCTGTCGGACGACGCGGTCTGGATGAGCGCCGATGCCGCGCGCGCGCTGGCGCCGGAAAGCCGGGCCGTGCTGGCCGGCGCGGGGTTCCAGGTCCGCAGCGTCGAACTCGACGCCATCGAGGCCGCGGGCGGCTCGCTGCGATGCTGCGTGGGCGAGGTCTTCTAG